In Nymphaea colorata isolate Beijing-Zhang1983 chromosome 13, ASM883128v2, whole genome shotgun sequence, one DNA window encodes the following:
- the LOC116266797 gene encoding probable serine/threonine-protein kinase PBL17: protein MGGCVSIEEGGAAGIKPQKPQSSPVPGQNASVTSNAENPPAALRDVEDFGQFSGYDAHVFTYTEMRIATKNFRPDQILGEGGFGFVYKGLIDETVRLGFKSMQVAVKELNPEGLQGDREWLAEINYLGQLSHPNLVKLVGYCCEDDHRLLVYEYMASGSLEKHLFRRVCVTMPWPVRMKIALGAARGLAFLHGAERPIIYRDFKTSNILLDEDFNAKLSDFGLAKDGPMGDQTHVSTRVLGTYGYAAPEYVMTGHLTARSDVYGFGVVLLEMLIGRKAFDKSRPSREHNLVEWARPLLNHSRTLLKIIDQRMEGQYAVKSAQKVARLAYVCLSQNPRGRPTMKEAVEILETLQESENNQVNAPPPNGGSGTTLYEGNKDSSGNGVVRKKLPDKPSDHANNDAHRPHRLKPADPKGNHEIPYDDVHGRSDECNLRKSYPVRNGIKKPSVEESVLYKI, encoded by the exons ATGGGCGGCTGCGTCAGCATAGAGGAAGGAGGAG CAGCAGGGATCAAGCCCCAGAAACCTCAATCTTCACCAGTGCCCGGTCAGAATGCATCTGTGACTAGCAATGCTGAAAATCCACCGGCTGCACTGAGAGATGTTGAAGACTTCGGGCAGTTTAGTGGATATGATGCTCATGTGTTTACTTATACAGAGATGAGGATAGCTACTAAGAATTTCAGGCCAGATCAGATACTTGGAGAAGGTGGCTTTGGGTTTGTATACAAAGGATTGATTGATGAGACTGTAAGGCTTGGGTTCAAGTCCATGCAAGTTGCAGTTAAGGAGCTCAATCCTGAAGGGTTGCAGGGTGATCGAGAGTGGCTG GCTGAGATAAACTATCTTGGACAGCTCAGTCATCCAAATCTGGTGAAACTTGTTGGGTACTGCTGTGAGGATGATCACAGGTTGCTGGTTTATGAGTATATGGCAAGTGGAAGCCTGGAAAAACACCTTTTTCGAC GTGTTTGTGTTACAATGCCTTGGCCTGTTAGAATGAAGATTGCACTGGGTGCAGCTAGAGGACTTGCCTTCCTTCATGGAGCAGAAAGACCTATTATTTATCGTGATTTCAAGACATCAAACATCTTACTAGATGAG GATTTCAATGCCAAACTATCTGACTTTGGTCTTGCTAAAGATGGGCCAATGGGAGACCAAACACATGTCTCCACACGTGTACTGGGAACTTATGGATATGCAGCTCCCGAATATGTGATGACTG GCCATTTGACCGCTCGAAGTGACGTCTATGGTTTTGGGGTTGTTCTCCTTGAGATGCTAATTGGGAGAAAAGCATTTGATAAGAGCAGGCCAAGTAGGGAACACAACCTGGTTGAGTGGGCTAGGCCTCTTCTAAATCACAGCAGGACGCTGCTAAAGATCATTGACCAAAGAATGGAAGGTCAGTACGCGGTTAAAAGTGCACAAAAGGTCGCCCGCTTGGCCTATGTCTGCCTCAGCCAGAATCCAAGGGGAAGGCCTACCATGAAAGAAGCTGTTGAAATCTTGGAGACCCTTCAAGAGTCAGAGAACAATCAGGTGAATGCACCTCCCCCCAATGGGGGCAGTGGTACAACTCTTTATGAAGGTAATAAAGATTCTTCTGGAAATGGTGTTGTGAGAAAGAAACTGCCAGATAAACCTTCTGATCATGCAAACAATGATGCACATAGACCACATAGACTAAAACCAGCTGATCCTAAAGGCAACCATGAGATTCCATATGATGATGTGCATGGTCGGTCAGATGAATGTAACCTGCGGAAGTCATATCCTGTTAGAAATGGTATCAAAAAACCATCAGTGGAGGAGTCTGTGTTGTATAAGATTTGA